Proteins encoded by one window of Arachis ipaensis cultivar K30076 chromosome B04, Araip1.1, whole genome shotgun sequence:
- the LOC107638169 gene encoding small heat shock protein hspM: MDSYKQIWGGGAEGCSSSESGWTMYIESPMQEDEDYDVGCSNVENVYDHHHNHDYVSNSNNKNNNNNRRKGKKVDEEESDDSMASDASSGPIHYNNNNNNTFSKKDKHQDHHHHHHGSKKKNSSKQEKKRVDNNRSKK; encoded by the coding sequence atggaTTCATATAAACAAATATGGGGTGGTGGAGCTGAAGGATGTAGCAGTAGTGAATCTGGTTGGACTATGTATATTGAATCTCCAATGCAAGAAGATGAGGATTATGATGTTGGGTGCAGCAATGTTGAGAATGTTTATGATCATCATCATAATCATGATTATGTtagtaatagtaataataaaaataataataataataggagaAAAGGAAAGAAAGTTGATGAAGAAGAGAGTGATGATTCAATGGCTTCAGATGCTTCCTCTGGTCCAATtcattacaacaacaacaacaacaacacattTTCCAAGAAAGATAAACATcaagatcatcatcatcatcaccatggaAGCAAGAAGAAGAATTCAAGCAAACAAGAGAAGAAACGTGTTGACAACAACAGAAGTAAAAAATGA